The nucleotide window TCCTCCGCTCCTACCGCTCCTCGAACACCGCCAACCCGGGCGACGTGCTCACCTATGAAGTGGCCGCCAGCGACCCGCAGGGCTCCGCGCTCACCTTCTCCTGGGACGCGAGCACCGGCGCGTTGGGCACGCCGACCGGCGACTCCACGCACAGCCGCGTCACCTGGACGGCGCCCCCTTGCGCCAGTGGTGGCACGCCCCCGTCCATCACCGTCACCGTGACGAATGCCTTCGGCCTCACGGCCACCCGGAGCTTCACGGTGACGGGACTGCCAGGCTGTTCCGTTCCGGGGACGTGGGCCCTGACGGGGCCCATGGTTGGAGGCAGTCTTCGCCTGTTCAGCACGGCGACGCGGCTGCAGGACGGCAGGGTGCTCGTCGCGGGCGGCAGCGAAGCGCAAAGAGGCCAGTGCAACAACACGGCGGAGCTGTATGACCCGGCCTCGAATACCTGGAGCGCGACCGGCTCCATGCTCGAATGCCGCTACGGCCACACGGCGACACTGCTCCTCAACGGCAAGGTGCTCGTCGCGGGTGGAATGGATGAGTTCTTCACCCTGCGAACGGCGGAACTGTACGACCCGGCCACGGGCACCTGGAGTCCCACGGGCTCTCCAGTCATCCCCATCGGAGGCTGGCCGGTGTTGCTGCTCGATGGGCGGGTGCTCGATTTGGGGGGCGACACTGCGGAGCTGTACGACCCGGCCACGGGCACCTGGAGCCTCACGGGCTCACCGCCCACATCGTTCCAGGGCCCGGTGACAACGCTGCTCAACGGGCAGGTGCTCGCCGTGTATTCGGATTCCGCGGCGCTGTACGACCCGGCCACGGGCACCTGGACTCCCACCGCGCCCACGATTGTCCCGCGCTTTGCGCTCAACACGGCGACGCTGCTGTTCGACGGCAGGGGCCTTGTCGTGTCGGGGAGCTTCGACTCCAACGCAGCCGAGCTCTACACTCCCTGACCGCCGCGCCCCGGGAAGTCGACACGTCAGGGATGTCCTACGAGGAAGGAACACCGACCATGAGCCCCACGAACGACCCGAAGAACGCTACTCCGCCCTCGGATGCCGACGCCGCCGTGAGGGACGCCTTCACGCTGGTCCGCGCGGGGGACGCCGGGAAGCTGCGCGAGCTGCTCGACGCCGGGCTTCCCGTCAGCGTTCGCAACGAGCGGGGCGACTCCCTGCTGATGCTGGCCAGCTATTACGGCCACGTGGACGCGACGCGCCTGCTGCTGGAGCGCGGCGCGGATCCGGAGCAGCCCAACGACGCGGGCCAGACACCCCTGGCTGGCGCGGCCTTCAAGGGCAACGAGGCCATCGCCACGGTGCTCCTGGAGGCGGGCGCGGACGTGGACGGCGCGGGCCCGGATGGCCGCACGCCGCTGATGTTCGCGGCCATGTTCGACAAGCTGGAGATGATGGAGCTGCTGATCCAGCGCGGCGCGGACCACCGGGTCCGGGACGCTGACAAGCGCACCGCGCTGGACTACGCGCGCTCCATGGGTGCGGCGCGCGCGGCCGAGCGGCTGGATCCGAAGCCCTGAGAAGACAGACACCCGGGGCTACGCGTTCGTGTGGCCCCAGGCGTTCTCGGACGGCTTGCCCCGGGCCGTCGTCTCCTCCCTCAGCGAGGTGACGGCCTCCACGATGTGCTCCGCGTCGATGCCCGCGGCGTTCAGCAGCTCCGCGGGCTTGCCGGAGCCGGGCATCTTCGTCACCGCGAGCCGCACCACGATGGGCAGCCGCTCGCGCTCACCGGTGAAGGCCTCCAGCACCGCGTCCGCCAGGCCCCCTTCCGCCCAGTGGTCCTCCACCACGATGAGCCGCCCCAGCGTCTCGCGCGCGGCCTTGCGCAGCGTCTTCGCGTCCACCGGCTTCACGGAGTACAGGTCGATGACGCGCACCGCGATGCCGTCCTTCTTCAGCGCTTCGTAGGCCTTGAGCGCTTCGTGCAGCGTGATGCCGGCGGCCACCACAGTCGCCACGTCCTCATCGGACTGGCGCACCACCTTGCTGCCGCCAATGGGGAAGTCCTCCGTCGCGGGGTAGAGCACCGGCGTCTTCTCACGCGTGCTGCGCAGGTAGGTGATGCCCTGGCGCTCCAGCACCTGCGCCAGCAGCTTCGCGGTCTGGTTCGCGTCGCTCGGGTAGAGCACCGTGCTGCCTCCCACCGCGCGCATCATCGCCAGGTCTTCCAGCGCCATCTGCGACGGGCCGTCCTCTCCAATGGACACGCCTGCGTGGCTGCCGCACAGGTGCACCGTGGCGTTGGAGATGGCCGCCATGCGCACCTGGTCATAGGCGCGCGACAGGAAGGCCGCGAAGGTGCTGACGAAGGCCTTCTTGCCCAGCACCGCCATGCCCACCGCGCTGGACACCATGTTCTGCTCCGCGATGAACATCTCGAAGTAGCGCTTCGGGTGCGCCTTCTGGAACTCGTTCGAGTACGTGGAGTTGGACACCTCCGCGTCCAGCGCCACCACGTCCGGCCGGGCGTTGCCCAGCGCCAGGAGCGCGTCTCCATACGCCTTGCGCGTGGCCTCCTTCTGGCCGACCTCGTACGTGGGCAGCTGCAACGGCGAGGCCTTGTCCTGGACGGTGGCCTTCAGCGCCTCCGGCTTCTTCACCTGGACGCGGACGTTGCGCTCCCCGCCCAGCTCACGGATGGCGTCCTTCGCCTTGTCCTCCGGCAGCGGCTTACCGTGCCAGCCGTCCTGGTTGGCGATGAGCGAGGAGCCGTGCCCCTTCTCCGTCTTGCAGATGAGGCAGGTGGGCTGACCCTTCTTCGCCTGGGCTTCGGCGAAGGCCCGGTCGATGGCGCCCAGGTCATGGCCGTCCAGCGTGACGGCGTTCCACCCGAAGGCTCGGGCGCGGGCCGCGTAGGCCTCCAGGTTCCAGCCCAGCTCCGTCTCACGGCTCTGCCCCAGCCGGTTCACGTCGATGATGGCGCACAGGTTGTCGAGCCCATAGTGGCCGGCCTTGTCGAACGCCTCCCACACGGAGCCCTCCGCCGTCTCGCTGTCGCCCATGAGCACGTAGGTGCGGAAGGGCAGTCCGTCCATCCTCGCGCCGAGCGCCATTCCCACGCCCACGGCCAGCCCCTGCCCCAGCGACCCGGTGGCCACGTCCACGAGCGGCAGCACGTGCGGGTTCGGGTGCCCCTCCAGCCGGCTGCCGAACTTGCGCAGCGAAAGCAATTCCCGGTCGTCGATGGCGCCCGCTGCCTTGAAGGCGGAGTAGAGGACCGGGCAGGCGTGGCCCTTGGAGAGCACGAAGCGGTCGTTGTTGGGGGCCTTCGGCTGTTGGAAATCGAAGCGCAGGTACTTCTGGAACAGCACGGCCATGATGTCCGCCGCGGACATGGACGAGCTGGGGTGGCCCGAGCCCGCCGCCGTGGTGCAGCGGATGCTGTCGATGCGCAGCTGCGCCGCGAGGTCCGCCAAGGTGTCCGCCATCGTTTCGCTCCCGGGTTGGGGGGACAGGGGTGTGCCCCCGCTACTGTGTTGACTGCCTCGGGTTCCGAGAAGCGTTGCCCCCCGCTGGCCCTGTTCGCAGGCAGAATCCGCGAGTGCCTGCCCGCCCGGCCGGACGTGGGCGGCAGGGCATGCGCAATTTGAAGCAACGCCATCTGGGAGCCACGCGCCCCCGCCGGGAGAATCCATGAATCCGCTGCGACAGCTCGCCGAGTTCGGCCAATCCGTCTGGGTGGACAACCTCCAGCGCAGCTACATCACCAAGGGCACGCTGAAGAAGTTCATCGACGAGGACGGGCTCAAGGGGCTCACCTCCAACCCGACCATCTTCCAGAAGGCCGTGTCGGGCAGCGACGACTACCAGGACCTCTTCGACGCGGCGAAGGGCAAGGGCCTCTCCGGCAACGACCTCTATGAGCAGCTCGCCGTGCGCGACGTGCAGGGCGCCGCGGACATCCTCAAGCCCGTGTACGACGCGACGAAGGGCCAGGACGGCTACGCGTCGCTGGAGGTGTCACCGGGCCTGGCGCTGGACACGCAGGGCACGCTGGAGGAGGCGCGGCGGCTGTGGAAGACGCTGTCGCGGCCCAACGTGATGATCAAGGTCCCGGGCACCATTCCGGGCCTGCCGGCCTTCGAGCAGCTCACCGCCGAGGGCCTCAACGTCAACGTGACGCTGCTCTTCAGCCAGGAGCGCTACAAGCAGATCGCCGAGGCCTACGTCTCCGGCCTGGAGAAGTTCGCCGCGTCCGGTGGGGACGTGAGCCGCGTGGCGAGCGTGGCGTCGTTCTTCATCAGCCGCATCGACGCCATCGTGGACAAGGAGATTGAGAAGAAGCTCAAGGCGGGCGCCACGCCGGAGCAGCAGAAGGCGATGGAGGGATTGAGCGGCAAGGTGGCCATCGCCAACGCGAAGCTCGCCTACCGCACCTTCAAGGAGGTCTTTGGGAGCTCTCGCTGGAAAGCGCTCGCGGCGAAGGGCGCCAAGGTGCAGCGCGTGCTCTGGGCGAGCACCAGCACCAAGAGCCCGAAGCTGCGCGACGTGCTCTACGTGGAGGAGCTCATCGGCCGCGACACGGTGAACACCATGCCGCCCGCCACCATCGACGCGTTCCGGGACCACGGCAAGGTGCGCCCCAGCCTGGAGGAGGACCTGCCCGGGGCGGAGGCCACCATGCGCCAGCTGGAAGCAGCCGGCATCTCCATGAAGACGGTGACGGACGAGCTGTCCACCGACGGCATCCGCCTGTTCACGGAGTCCTTCGACCAGCTGCTCGGCGCGGTGGGAGAGAAGCTGAAAAAGACCTGAGTCCTGGAATCCGCGCGCGAGAGGGGCCCAGGGTGATAGTCATTACGCCCTGCGCGCCGCTCCCGGTGCGCCACTCCAGGAGATTCCTTGCATGGCCCCGGTCGCACTCGTCACTGGCACCTCCACTGGCATTGGCTTGAGCACGGCCGTCCACCTGGCACGCCAGGGCTTCGAGGTCGTCGCCACCCTGCGCGACAGCGCCCGAGCGGACGCGCTCCGCGAACGGGCGGAGCGGGAGTCCGTGAAGCTCCACATCCGCACGCTGGACGTGACCAGCGACGCCTCCACCCAGGCGTGTGTCCGCGACGTCCTCCAGGCACACGGCCGCATCGACCTGCTCGTGAACAACGCGGGCGCGGGCTACCTGGCCACGATGGAGCAGACCTCCGAGGAGGCCCTGCGGCGCACGATGGAGGTCAACTTCTTCGGCGTGTGGCGCGTCACCCAGGCGGTGTTCCCTCTCATGCGAGAGCAGCGGTCCGGGCGAATCATCTCCCTGAGCAGCATTGGAGGCCTGGTGGGTCAGCCCTTCAACGACGCGTACTGCGCGGCGAAGTTCGCGGTGGAGGGCTTCATGGAGAGCCTGGCCCCCGTGGCGGCCCGGCTGGGCATCCACGTCTCGCTGGTGGAGCCGGGGCCGGTCCACACGGAGTTCGTCAACACCGTGCGCGCGACGGGCAATGGCACCCAGGGCAACGGACCGGCCGTGTATGGCGAGCTGCTGGGCCGGTACATGCGGGGCTCCGCGGAGACCTACGCGAGCCTGGGACAGACCCCGGACGACATCGCGCGCATCATCTGCGAGGCCGCGACCTCCCCATCGCCGCACCTGCGCTACATCACGTCCGAAGGCATGCGCTCCCTGTACGCCCTCAAGGCCGGGGACGCGACCGGCGACACGATGGTCGCCCGCGTCGCGACGCGCCTGGACTGACGTGCTCCGGCCCCACGAAGGGCCCTCCGGGAGGCCGTGAAGACACTCCCACCTCCTTGCGGTGCCCGTTGGAAGGCAATGCCTTGCACCCCACCGTTCCGGCCGTTTCGAGCCGGAAGGAGCGAGCATGCGTGTCAGGAATTGGGGCGCCCTGGTGGGCCTGGGGCTGATGCTGGCGGGCTGCGGCGGTGTCCCGGAGGAGGACGCCGCCCTTCCCTCCGCTGTCGTGGAGGACGTGCGGCGGGTGGAGGCCCAGGCGTGTCCTCCCGGCGTGGCGGCGCGGGTGAAGGTCGTCATCCCCCCCACCGCCGACCCGGGCAGCGAGGTGACGTCGCTCGCGAACGTGCGGGGCACGCTCTACCTCTCCACCAACCTGCGCGACAGCAGCGCGGTGCTCTGGCGCAGCAACGGCACGGACGCGGGCACCGTCCCGGTGCGCGAGTTCCCACCGGAGCCGCTGGGCTTCCCCCGGCTGACGAACCTGGTCGCGGTGGGCGACCAGGTCTTCTTCCAGCTCAGCACCGTGGCCACCGGCACGGAGCTCTGGGTCAGCGACGGGACGGCCGCCGGCACCCACCTGGTGAGGGACCTCACGCCCGGGCCGACCGGCTCCGCGCTGCTCCAGCTCACGGACGTGGGCGGCCGGCTCGTGTTCTTCCGGCAGACGCAACCGACGGCCACGGAGCCCTCGCGCACGGAGCTGTGGCGCTCGGACGGGACGTCCCTGGGGACGGTGCGGGTGAGGGACTTCGGCGCGAGCGCGGGGCTGAGCTTCAACACGTTGAAGGTCGGCGGCAGGATGCTCTTCTTCCTCGCGCAGAGCACGGGGACCACGCTGTGGCGCACCGACGGAACGGCGGGGGGAACCACCTCCGTGAAGCGGCTGGACGCGGGCCTCACCCTCATCCTCGACGTGGGCTACTCGGGAGCGCAGGGGCTGTTCGTCTTGCTGGACGGCCCCAACTACGAGGTGTGGCGGACGAACGGCACCGAGGCGGGGACCGCACGGCTGGACTCGTTCGGCCGGTACACGCGGCTGCTCGGGGCGCTGGGGTCCTACGTCTACCTGTGGTCCCCGGACGCGGTCACGCAGCGGCTGCGCATCGACCGGCTGGCGTTGAGCGGCGGGGGCAAGGCGCTCGTCACGACGCTGCCCAATCCCTACGCGAACCTGGAGTTCGCGACGCCCTACGTACAGATGTCGGCCGTGTCGGCGAACGAGATCTACTTCTCCATGGCCATCAACAGCGACGGTCCCTCCCCGCTGGACGTGTCGCTGTGGGTGACGAACGGCACGGCGGCGGGGACGCGCGACCTCTTCCGCCAGCTCAGCCGCAGTGACGAATACCTCTCCCCGGTGTTCGCCACCGGCACGGGCCGGGTCCTCTTCAGCGGCTCGCCCGAGGGCGGAATCACCCAGCCCTGGTTCACCCGGGGCACCGTGGCGACGACGGGACAATTGGCGGGACCGGGGGTGTTCTCACCGGACGGCTTCACCCGCTCGGGCAGCCGCGTGTACTTCTACGCCATCGACGACACCCAGAGGCCCCAGCTCTGGTCCGTGCCGGCGATCTTCAACTGCCCGCCCGGACCGGCCACGGCGCTGTAGCCGTCCCAGACCTGCCCGGTGGATTTCGACGACATGCGGTGACAATGCCAGACTCGCGCAGTGCCTCCTCGTCTCCGGGCACGCATTGAAGGCGCGGAGCACGGACTGGTAGAACGCTCCCCAGTCCCGAAGGGGGAGTGGGAATGTCGCTGCGTGGATCCGTCGGATTCATCCTCGTCTTGCTTGCGGCCGCCGTGGGGTGCGGCGACCCAGGCGTCTCGCCACTGCCGCCCGAGCCGCCAGTCCGCGACGCCGGCGTCCTGGACGCAGGCGCCTCCGACGATGCCGGCGTCGTGGATGCAGGCGCCTCCGACGATGCCGGCGTCGTGGATGCAGGCGCCTCCGACGATGCGGGCACTTCCGAGGATGCGGGCGTCCTGGACGCGGGCTCGGCCGATGATGCCGGCACTTCCGAGGATGCGGGCGTCGTGGATGGAGGAATGCTCGCGGAGGTTCCTTCACCGCCGGAGGCAGTGGTCGCGGTGAGCGGGGACAGCGCCGCCCGGGTGTTCTGGACAGCGGCCCAGGACCACGGAAGTCCGCTCACGGGCTACATCGTCACGGCCTCGCCGGGCGGGGCTTCGGAAACGGTCGCGCCGGACGTGCTCGAGGTCCAGGTGGCGGGCCTCACCAACGGAACGGAGTACACGTTCACAGTGGTAGCGGTGAACGCAGTGGGCCCTTCCACGCCGTCCCAGCCCTCCGAGCCGGTGACGCCCGCGGGCAGGCCAAGCGCGCCCGCGGGCGTGGTGGCAACGGCGGAGGTTCGCGGCGCGACCCTGACCTGGACCGCCCCTGAAGCGAACGGCAGCCCCGTCACCCGCTACGCCGTGGACGTCCAGCCCGCCGTGGAGGGCGCGACCGTCGACATGACGGGGGAGCAGGCCCACGTCACCGGCCTGGCCAACGGCACGCCCTACACCTTCACCGTGCGGGCCTGGAACGCCGTGGGCGAAGGGCCCGCGTCCGCGACCTCCAATGCCATCACCACGCCGGACGTGCCCGGAGTCCCGCTGGACGTCTCCTTCCAGGCGGAGGACGGCGCGGCCGCCGTGTCCTGGAGCGCCCCGGCGTCCGACGGAGGCCACGCCCTCACCGGCTACACCGTGACGCTCCAGCCGGGCGACGTGACGCGAACGCTGCCCGCCGCCCAAACCCAGACGCGCTTCACAGACCTGGCCAACGGCGCGGCGTACACGCTGCACGTCGTCGCGCTCAACGCGGTGGGCACCGGCCCCGAGGCGACAGGGACGGTGACGCCGGCCCGTCCTCCGGCCGCGCCAACGGACGTCGTGGCTGTCGCGGGCATGGGCCAGCTCACGCTCACCTGGACCGCGCCTGCCTCCACCGGGGGCTCGCCCGTGACGGCCTACCGGGTGACGCCGCACGCGGCGGGCGTCCCGGGCACGGCCGTCACCGTGGGACCGGACACGGTCACCACACTGACAGGCCTGCCGAGGGGAACCACGTTCACCGTGACGGTCGCCGCGTTGAACGCCGTGGGCACGAGCGCGGACTCCGAGCCTTCCGCGGCGGTCACGACGCACGACGTGCCCGGAGCTCCCCAGACGCCTCTCGCCACTGCGCTCGGCAACGGCCGCGTCCGCGTCGACTGGACGCCCCCCGCATCCAACGGAGGCATCCCCCTCACCCGCTATGTCGTGCGCGCGGGCCCCAGTGGACGCACCGCCACCGTGGCGGCCGGCGTCACCTCCGCCACCGTCCTCGGTCTGGGGGGCGGGATGCACCATGCCTTCACGGTGCAAGCCTCCAACGCGCTGGGAGACGGTCCGCTGTCGGAGGCCTGTGACGCGAACACGCCCTGCGGCCTGGGGCTGGGCGCCGGGCCCAGGTTGTCGGACCAGGCGTCGTCGGTGGTCATCGCGGACTTCAACGAGGATGGCCTTCCCGACGTGGGGTACACGGACGCCTTTGGCGTAGGGGTGCTGTTGGGGGATGGCGCCGGCGGGCTTGCGCGCCATCACATCTTCACGACGGTCCCCAACGGCAGGGAAGCCCAGGTGGCGGACTTCAACCAGGACGGGCACGCCGACCTCGTGTTCCTGTACACCGCTTCCGGCAGCGCCCAGGCCACCGTCGTGTTCGGGGATGGAACAGGCCGCTTCACGGCGAAGCGGGACCTCGCCAGCGGCACCACGACGGGTTCGCTGGTCGTGACGGACCTGGAGGGAGACGGAAAGCAGGACCTCGTCATGGCCGACTGGGGCAGCAGGATGCTCCGCCTGTTCCACGGCGACGGGCGGGGGGACTTCGCGCCCCGGCACGACGTCCCCTTCCCAGACGACATCCGCTCGGTCGCGGCGGGTGACTTCAACGGGGACGGCCTGGCGGACCTCTTCCTCACGCACAACAACTTCAATGCCACGGTGTTGCTCGCGGATGCGACCGGCGGCTTCCAGACCGGCCAGACCTTCCACACGGGGCTGTACCCCAGTGCCGCGAAGAGCGTGGACCTCAACGGCGATGGCAAGCTCGACCTCGCGTACGCGAACACCGGAGCGTCCTCCTTCGCGGTGGCCCTGGGTGACGGCACCGGGCAGTTCGGGGCCTTCGCGGACATCCCGGTGGCCAACACGCCCACGTCCCTGACCTTCGTGGACATGGACGGGGATGACCACCTGGACGCAGTGGTGAACCACGACACCTTGAACCTCGCACTGCTTCGAGGAGATGGCGCGGGCGGCTTCAACGGCCGGCAGGACTTCGTCGTGTCGAGCTCGGGGCGCGTGGTGGTGGGCGACCTGGACAGTGATGGCAGCCAGGACCTGCTGATGGCGGGCAACCCCATCCACTTCTTGAAGGGTGACGGCCGGGGTGGAGTCCGGACGAGGATGGAGGTGGCCACCCCGGCCATTCCCACCTGGGCGGCCACCGGGGACCTCAATGGTGACGGCAAGCTGGACCTCGCGGTCGCCGCCTCCAATCAACGTGTCAACGTGAGCCTGGGGGAGGGCAACGGGCGGTTCGGTGCCCTGCGCACCCTCGTGACGCCTTCGAACGCGAGCGCGGTCGTCATCGTGGACCTGGACGGGAATGGCTGGCCGGATCTCGTCACGGCGAACCCCAGCGGCACGCCCGCCCCCACCTTGAATGGCAACGTCAGCGTGTGGATGGGAGATGGCGCGGGAGGCTTCGGACCGAGGAGGGAATTCGCGACGGGGTTGGCGCCCAACGCGCTCCTCGCGGAGGACTTCACCGGGGATGGCAAGGTGGACCTGGTCACCGCGAACAGCAGTGACCATACGGTGAGCCTGCTGACGGGCGATGGCACCGGAGGCTTCGCCGCCCGCCAGGACTCGCGGGTCACCGAAGTCCCCATCGCGCTCGCCAGCACGGACGTGGATGGCGATGGAAGGCGGGACCTGGTGGTGGTGGGCTACACCGGGTACGTCGAAACCGTACGGAACAACGGAACCGGCATCTTCACCCGGAAGCAGTCTGTCTCTATCGGCTCCCGTCCCCGGTCCATCGCGCTCGCGGACTTCAACGGCGACGGGCGGATGGATGCCGCGGTCGCCGACAGCACGGGCAACACCGTCACGGTGCTGTCGATAGCGCCGACGTGGGGGCTGTCCACCCTGACCACGCGCCCCACCGCAAGCACCCCGTATGGGCTCGTGGCCGCGGACTTCGACAGGGACGGGAAGCCAGACCTCGTCGTCGTCTATAACCCCGCCAACCTGGGCTCGGACTACATGTTCAGCGTCTTTCCAGGGACGGGGACGGATACCCTTGGGCCGGTCGTGCGCTACACCACGAGAGGCAGTGTCGTGGCGGTGACGAGCGCGGACCTCGATGCGGACGGACGGCCGGACCTCATCACGTCCCAGGGAACCCACAAGAGTGTCGGCGTGTTCATGAACTTCTGTCTCTAGCCGCGCCCTTCCGCGTCCACCGGCGGCGTGCCGGTGGACGCGGGGCCCCACCCGGCCTACCGGTAGGTGTCCAGGTAGGCGCGGTGGCTGTTGGAGAACTCGAAGTTCGTGAACTTGTCCCAGTTGATGGACCAGGTCATCAGCCCCTTGAAGCCCGGGTAGCCGCCGGACTGGCGCAGCACGTAGGTGCCGCCGAAGGACTGGCCCTTCATCAGGTAGTCCAGCGCCTTCTGCACGTTGGCGGGCGTGGTGTAGCCACCGCCCGCGGCCTGCGGCGAGGACGGCAGGCCGATGACGACCTGCTCCGGCCGGAGCGCGGGGAAGACGGCGCTCGCGTTGCCGCCCACGGGGAAGCCCTGGAGCAGCATCTCCGCCATGGCCACGTGGAAGTCCGGCGTGCTCTGCGCGTAGGCGCGGCCGTCCAGGCCCATCACGGTGCCGGTGTTGTAGTGCTGCACGTGCAGGTACGTCAGCCGGTCGCGCAGCGCGTAAATGACGGGGAGGTAGGCTCCCCACGGGCCGCCGTAGGCCGCGTAGCCGCCCTGCACGTAGGCGGTCTCCGGCGCCATGGTGAGCACGAAGCCCGCGCCGTTGTCGTTGAGCAACTGGCGCGTGCCCGCGATGAGATTCTGGATGCGCGGCGTGGTGGGGTTGCGGAAGTCGGTGTCCCCGCCATTGAGGGACAGCGACGCGCCCTCCAGGTCCAGGTCCAGGCCGTCAAAGCCATACGTATTGACGAGCCCCTGCATGCTGGAGACGAAGGCCTGCCGCGCCGCCGCGTTGTCCAGGTGGATGGTGCCGTTCGCACCGCCCAGGGAGATGAGCACCTTGCGGCCCTGCGCCTTGAGCGTGGCGATGTCCGCTTTGAACTCGGCCACGGTGGCGTTGTACGGGGTGAAGCCCATGGTGCCCGACGGCGCGCCCGTCACCGGCTCCGCGAAGGCCACCTGGATGACGTTGAACTTGGAGGACACGTCGCGCAGCCGGATGTTGGTGGAGCCGTTGTCGAAGTTGTGCCAGTAGCCGACCAGCACCTTGCTGCCCGCGGGCGTCGTGTTGCCCGTCGTCACGGCGACGCTGTTGCTCGCGGCGGAGCGGTTGCCGGCCGCGTCGCGCGCCTTCGCGGTGAACGTGTACGTGGTGTT belongs to Corallococcus exiguus and includes:
- a CDS encoding ankyrin repeat domain-containing protein; amino-acid sequence: MSPTNDPKNATPPSDADAAVRDAFTLVRAGDAGKLRELLDAGLPVSVRNERGDSLLMLASYYGHVDATRLLLERGADPEQPNDAGQTPLAGAAFKGNEAIATVLLEAGADVDGAGPDGRTPLMFAAMFDKLEMMELLIQRGADHRVRDADKRTALDYARSMGAARAAERLDPKP
- a CDS encoding transketolase; this translates as MADTLADLAAQLRIDSIRCTTAAGSGHPSSSMSAADIMAVLFQKYLRFDFQQPKAPNNDRFVLSKGHACPVLYSAFKAAGAIDDRELLSLRKFGSRLEGHPNPHVLPLVDVATGSLGQGLAVGVGMALGARMDGLPFRTYVLMGDSETAEGSVWEAFDKAGHYGLDNLCAIIDVNRLGQSRETELGWNLEAYAARARAFGWNAVTLDGHDLGAIDRAFAEAQAKKGQPTCLICKTEKGHGSSLIANQDGWHGKPLPEDKAKDAIRELGGERNVRVQVKKPEALKATVQDKASPLQLPTYEVGQKEATRKAYGDALLALGNARPDVVALDAEVSNSTYSNEFQKAHPKRYFEMFIAEQNMVSSAVGMAVLGKKAFVSTFAAFLSRAYDQVRMAAISNATVHLCGSHAGVSIGEDGPSQMALEDLAMMRAVGGSTVLYPSDANQTAKLLAQVLERQGITYLRSTREKTPVLYPATEDFPIGGSKVVRQSDEDVATVVAAGITLHEALKAYEALKKDGIAVRVIDLYSVKPVDAKTLRKAARETLGRLIVVEDHWAEGGLADAVLEAFTGERERLPIVVRLAVTKMPGSGKPAELLNAAGIDAEHIVEAVTSLREETTARGKPSENAWGHTNA
- the tal gene encoding transaldolase — its product is MNPLRQLAEFGQSVWVDNLQRSYITKGTLKKFIDEDGLKGLTSNPTIFQKAVSGSDDYQDLFDAAKGKGLSGNDLYEQLAVRDVQGAADILKPVYDATKGQDGYASLEVSPGLALDTQGTLEEARRLWKTLSRPNVMIKVPGTIPGLPAFEQLTAEGLNVNVTLLFSQERYKQIAEAYVSGLEKFAASGGDVSRVASVASFFISRIDAIVDKEIEKKLKAGATPEQQKAMEGLSGKVAIANAKLAYRTFKEVFGSSRWKALAAKGAKVQRVLWASTSTKSPKLRDVLYVEELIGRDTVNTMPPATIDAFRDHGKVRPSLEEDLPGAEATMRQLEAAGISMKTVTDELSTDGIRLFTESFDQLLGAVGEKLKKT
- a CDS encoding SDR family oxidoreductase, coding for MAPVALVTGTSTGIGLSTAVHLARQGFEVVATLRDSARADALRERAERESVKLHIRTLDVTSDASTQACVRDVLQAHGRIDLLVNNAGAGYLATMEQTSEEALRRTMEVNFFGVWRVTQAVFPLMREQRSGRIISLSSIGGLVGQPFNDAYCAAKFAVEGFMESLAPVAARLGIHVSLVEPGPVHTEFVNTVRATGNGTQGNGPAVYGELLGRYMRGSAETYASLGQTPDDIARIICEAATSPSPHLRYITSEGMRSLYALKAGDATGDTMVARVATRLD
- a CDS encoding FG-GAP-like repeat-containing protein, translating into MSLRGSVGFILVLLAAAVGCGDPGVSPLPPEPPVRDAGVLDAGASDDAGVVDAGASDDAGVVDAGASDDAGTSEDAGVLDAGSADDAGTSEDAGVVDGGMLAEVPSPPEAVVAVSGDSAARVFWTAAQDHGSPLTGYIVTASPGGASETVAPDVLEVQVAGLTNGTEYTFTVVAVNAVGPSTPSQPSEPVTPAGRPSAPAGVVATAEVRGATLTWTAPEANGSPVTRYAVDVQPAVEGATVDMTGEQAHVTGLANGTPYTFTVRAWNAVGEGPASATSNAITTPDVPGVPLDVSFQAEDGAAAVSWSAPASDGGHALTGYTVTLQPGDVTRTLPAAQTQTRFTDLANGAAYTLHVVALNAVGTGPEATGTVTPARPPAAPTDVVAVAGMGQLTLTWTAPASTGGSPVTAYRVTPHAAGVPGTAVTVGPDTVTTLTGLPRGTTFTVTVAALNAVGTSADSEPSAAVTTHDVPGAPQTPLATALGNGRVRVDWTPPASNGGIPLTRYVVRAGPSGRTATVAAGVTSATVLGLGGGMHHAFTVQASNALGDGPLSEACDANTPCGLGLGAGPRLSDQASSVVIADFNEDGLPDVGYTDAFGVGVLLGDGAGGLARHHIFTTVPNGREAQVADFNQDGHADLVFLYTASGSAQATVVFGDGTGRFTAKRDLASGTTTGSLVVTDLEGDGKQDLVMADWGSRMLRLFHGDGRGDFAPRHDVPFPDDIRSVAAGDFNGDGLADLFLTHNNFNATVLLADATGGFQTGQTFHTGLYPSAAKSVDLNGDGKLDLAYANTGASSFAVALGDGTGQFGAFADIPVANTPTSLTFVDMDGDDHLDAVVNHDTLNLALLRGDGAGGFNGRQDFVVSSSGRVVVGDLDSDGSQDLLMAGNPIHFLKGDGRGGVRTRMEVATPAIPTWAATGDLNGDGKLDLAVAASNQRVNVSLGEGNGRFGALRTLVTPSNASAVVIVDLDGNGWPDLVTANPSGTPAPTLNGNVSVWMGDGAGGFGPRREFATGLAPNALLAEDFTGDGKVDLVTANSSDHTVSLLTGDGTGGFAARQDSRVTEVPIALASTDVDGDGRRDLVVVGYTGYVETVRNNGTGIFTRKQSVSIGSRPRSIALADFNGDGRMDAAVADSTGNTVTVLSIAPTWGLSTLTTRPTASTPYGLVAADFDRDGKPDLVVVYNPANLGSDYMFSVFPGTGTDTLGPVVRYTTRGSVVAVTSADLDADGRPDLITSQGTHKSVGVFMNFCL
- a CDS encoding fibronectin type III domain-containing protein, coding for MHPPRSSSRAALAVLLLLLPTLALAADRGAWAPGVAYAVGDIASYGGKGYDCRQSHTSLVGWEPPNVLALWLERTGNPPADTQAPTAPSGVGSPAKTYDSVSLTWSASTDNVGVTGYEVFVNSGASASATSTTTSATVTGLAANTTYTFTVKARDAAGNRSAASAAFSTTTPTRPAPDTQAPTAPGSLRSTGVTASSVSLAFNASSDNVGVTGYEIFVNGGTSAAATSTTLNATVTGLAANTTYTFTAKARDAAGNRSAASNSVAVTTGNTTPAGSKVLVGYWHNFDNGSTNIRLRDVSSKFNVIQVAFAEPVTGAPSGTMGFTPYNATVAEFKADIATLKAQGRKVLISLGGANGTIHLDNAAARQAFVSSMQGLVNTYGFDGLDLDLEGASLSLNGGDTDFRNPTTPRIQNLIAGTRQLLNDNGAGFVLTMAPETAYVQGGYAAYGGPWGAYLPVIYALRDRLTYLHVQHYNTGTVMGLDGRAYAQSTPDFHVAMAEMLLQGFPVGGNASAVFPALRPEQVVIGLPSSPQAAGGGYTTPANVQKALDYLMKGQSFGGTYVLRQSGGYPGFKGLMTWSINWDKFTNFEFSNSHRAYLDTYR